The following coding sequences are from one Seonamhaeicola sp. ML3 window:
- the folK gene encoding 2-amino-4-hydroxy-6-hydroxymethyldihydropteridine diphosphokinase, which produces MVQATTFYIALGSNKGDKIQNLQLAVNAIYAEVGNIKLISKVYKSPAFGFEGDDFLNACLVLDSYLKPQEVLKTLLKIEKDLGRSRSEGTGYEARTIDLDVLFAGNEIINTKTLKVPHPEIEKRRFVLLPLNDIGANIKHPKIGKTVSELLDESEDKSVLEPIKIWLKNPRKSFNFSRYNYIAIEGNIGAGKTSLATMISQDFNAKLILERFADNPFLPKFYKDASRYAFPLEMSFLADRYQQISDDLSQLDLFKDFIISDYDVFKSLIFSKITLQEDEFKLYRKLFHLMYKDISKPELYIYLYQNTVRLQENIKNRGRDFEQDIEDSYLEKINSGYLSFLKSQPDFNVKIIDISDKDFVKCREDYLWLLNEICV; this is translated from the coding sequence ATGGTGCAAGCAACTACTTTTTACATTGCGTTGGGTAGCAACAAGGGGGACAAGATCCAGAACTTACAGTTAGCGGTAAATGCCATATATGCCGAAGTTGGAAACATTAAGCTGATTTCGAAAGTTTATAAATCCCCTGCCTTTGGTTTTGAGGGTGATGATTTTTTAAACGCTTGTTTGGTTTTAGATAGTTACTTGAAGCCTCAAGAAGTTTTAAAAACTTTATTGAAAATTGAAAAGGACCTTGGGCGTTCCAGGAGTGAAGGTACAGGGTATGAAGCACGAACAATCGATTTGGATGTCCTTTTTGCTGGAAATGAAATAATTAATACCAAAACACTAAAAGTACCTCACCCTGAAATAGAAAAAAGAAGATTTGTTTTACTGCCACTTAACGATATAGGGGCAAACATAAAACATCCAAAGATAGGTAAGACGGTATCTGAGTTATTGGATGAGTCTGAAGATAAATCGGTTTTAGAGCCCATAAAAATTTGGTTGAAAAACCCGCGAAAGTCTTTTAATTTCTCAAGGTACAATTACATTGCAATAGAAGGAAATATAGGTGCAGGGAAAACGAGTTTAGCTACCATGATTTCTCAAGATTTTAATGCTAAACTTATTTTAGAACGTTTTGCCGACAACCCATTTTTACCAAAGTTTTATAAAGATGCCTCTAGATATGCTTTCCCGTTAGAAATGTCTTTTTTAGCTGATAGGTATCAGCAGATTTCAGATGATTTATCCCAATTGGATTTATTTAAGGATTTTATAATTAGCGATTATGATGTTTTTAAGTCGCTTATCTTCTCTAAAATAACCTTACAAGAAGATGAGTTCAAGCTTTACCGCAAGTTGTTCCATTTAATGTATAAGGATATTTCGAAACCCGAACTGTACATATATCTTTATCAAAATACTGTGCGCTTACAAGAAAATATAAAAAATAGAGGTAGAGACTTTGAGCAGGATATAGAGGATTCCTATCTAGAAAAAATAAATAGTGGTTATTTAAGTTTTTTGAAATCTCAACCAGATTTTAATGTGAAAATCATTGATATTTCAGATAAAGATTTCGTGAAATGTAGAGAAGACTATTTGTGGTTGTTAAATGAGATATGTGTGTAA
- a CDS encoding queuosine precursor transporter, producing MTLKDKLAAQRIYMLLGALFITSLVVSNLIFQKFFYWYPLDIEIFGSKLFEISVGILPYPITFLITDLISEIYGKKRANQVVVTGIFASFFSLLIVFSSSLVPATSWSPVNNEMFTTVFGNTILAVFASMMAYLFAQFVDIQIYHFWKSLTKGKHLWLRNNFSTWFSQFVDTFTVVGLLCLFNIITWDKFLGLLMSGFLFKVLVAACDTPFLYLGVYLFRKRFKLKINEEIDLL from the coding sequence ATGACTTTAAAAGACAAACTAGCTGCCCAAAGAATCTATATGCTTCTTGGGGCACTTTTCATTACATCTTTGGTGGTTTCGAACCTTATCTTCCAAAAATTTTTTTATTGGTATCCTCTAGACATCGAAATTTTTGGTAGTAAATTATTTGAAATATCTGTTGGTATTCTCCCTTACCCCATCACCTTTTTAATCACTGATTTAATCAGTGAAATATATGGTAAGAAACGGGCAAACCAAGTTGTAGTAACTGGTATTTTCGCATCTTTTTTTTCACTTTTAATTGTTTTTTCATCTAGCTTAGTTCCCGCTACATCATGGTCACCCGTTAATAACGAAATGTTTACTACGGTTTTTGGCAATACAATATTAGCGGTTTTTGCTAGTATGATGGCTTATCTCTTTGCTCAGTTTGTGGATATCCAGATATATCATTTTTGGAAAAGCCTCACCAAGGGTAAGCACTTATGGTTACGCAATAACTTTTCCACTTGGTTTTCGCAATTTGTAGACACATTTACTGTAGTTGGACTTTTGTGCTTATTCAATATAATTACTTGGGATAAATTTTTAGGCCTTTTAATGAGCGGCTTCTTATTTAAGGTTTTAGTCGCTGCTTGCGACACACCTTTTCTATACCTAGGTGTTTATCTTTTCAGAAAACGTTTCAAACTCAAAATCAACGAAGAGATAGATTTGCTTTAA
- a CDS encoding AsmA family protein yields the protein MKRIFKIVGISILSIVILLIAIPFAFQSQISEIVKRYINKNLNAKVEFSDISLSFINNFPQASVKVSDLTITNFEPFKDEILATAKNISLTMPIKELFKNADEDPIIINAFKIDDALLTLKTDKFGNTNYDIVKTDSTNATTAQKNTGFSFSIEDYSINNSVLTYLDESSNMLIYLSELNHSGHGTFSAETSEMNTESKANLSFSMDNVNYLENNTLTLDAVIGLDLEKSLYTFKDNIGFINKLPIEFDGSVQQLEEGQLLDITFVNPQASFKDFLAIMPKAYTEDLDKIETTGNFNVNGTIKGLNSNETIPNLDINITSNNASFKYPNLPKQVERIAINASLKNNTGTPKDTYIDIKTLNFKIDEDVFKSSAMLKDVTDNMLVNANVDGTLNLANITKVYPIAFDKTLSGILKGNINTVFDMNALENNTYERIKTKGAVSINDFVFSSEDIVNPIHITSANMTFNPKVVSLNKFEAKTGESDLNATGNIENLLGFLLSNNTLKGTFNVKSNLFKVSDFMTEDKTIAKDNKTTGNEESLRIPEFLDCTIRANAKTVIYDNLNLKDVTGTLVIKDQAANFQEVTSALFDGSLALIGNVSTKDKTPTFDLNLGIAGFDIAQSFNNMELLQNLAPIAKLFQGKLNSTLHFSGNLDHEFSPELSSISGMALAELLTTKINTDNAELFKALESQFTFIDFDKLDLKNVKTQLEFKDGAVGTKPFKLYYEDIAIDVSGNHKFDKSLDYKAVFNIPAKYLGSDINRLIGKINSEETNNITVPVTANITGRYSAPNIKTDLKASVSSLTKQLIEIEKQKLLNQGKDKAKDVLKDFLNNNTKSTDSILEKNPEVKTDSSMTITDGVKTILNGLLKKNKKP from the coding sequence ATGAAACGAATTTTTAAAATAGTGGGAATTTCGATTCTTTCTATAGTCATTCTTCTTATTGCAATCCCTTTTGCTTTTCAGTCTCAAATATCAGAAATCGTTAAACGTTACATTAACAAAAACCTAAATGCAAAAGTAGAGTTTAGTGACATTAGTTTAAGTTTCATTAATAACTTCCCGCAAGCTAGTGTAAAGGTTTCAGATTTAACAATTACCAATTTTGAACCATTTAAAGACGAAATATTAGCAACCGCTAAAAATATTTCGTTAACCATGCCCATTAAAGAACTTTTTAAAAATGCAGATGAAGACCCCATAATAATAAACGCCTTTAAAATTGATGATGCGCTACTAACTTTAAAAACCGATAAATTCGGAAATACGAATTACGACATTGTAAAAACAGATAGCACTAACGCAACAACTGCTCAAAAAAACACTGGTTTTTCATTTAGCATAGAAGACTATAGCATTAACAATAGTGTCTTAACCTATTTAGACGAATCTTCGAATATGCTAATCTATCTTTCTGAATTAAATCATAGTGGTCATGGTACTTTCTCTGCCGAAACCTCTGAAATGAATACCGAAAGCAAGGCCAATCTTAGTTTCTCTATGGATAACGTCAACTATTTAGAGAATAATACGCTGACTTTAGATGCGGTTATTGGCTTAGATTTAGAGAAAAGCCTATACACTTTTAAAGACAATATTGGTTTTATTAACAAACTACCCATAGAATTTGACGGCTCTGTCCAGCAACTGGAAGAAGGACAGCTTTTAGACATAACTTTTGTTAATCCGCAAGCATCGTTTAAAGATTTCCTTGCCATTATGCCAAAAGCATATACCGAAGATTTAGATAAAATCGAAACAACTGGAAACTTTAATGTTAATGGCACTATAAAAGGCCTGAATTCTAATGAGACCATTCCCAATTTAGATATAAATATAACCTCTAATAATGCATCATTTAAATATCCAAACCTCCCAAAACAAGTGGAGCGAATAGCTATTAATGCCTCTTTAAAAAACAACACAGGTACACCAAAAGACACCTATATCGATATTAAAACATTAAACTTTAAAATCGATGAAGATGTTTTTAAATCTTCTGCCATGTTAAAAGATGTTACCGATAATATGCTGGTAAATGCTAACGTTGATGGCACTTTAAACTTAGCCAACATTACTAAAGTTTATCCTATAGCGTTTGATAAAACCCTAAGCGGTATTTTAAAAGGCAATATCAATACGGTTTTTGATATGAATGCTCTAGAAAACAATACCTACGAGCGCATTAAAACCAAAGGTGCTGTAAGTATAAATGATTTTGTTTTTTCTTCAGAAGACATTGTAAACCCCATCCATATCACTTCGGCCAATATGACCTTTAATCCTAAAGTGGTGTCCTTAAATAAATTTGAAGCCAAAACGGGCGAAAGTGATTTAAATGCCACAGGAAATATTGAAAATTTATTGGGCTTTCTGTTAAGCAATAATACGCTTAAAGGCACATTTAATGTAAAATCGAATCTGTTTAAGGTTAGTGACTTTATGACCGAAGACAAAACTATTGCCAAAGACAATAAAACGACCGGCAACGAAGAATCGTTGAGAATTCCAGAATTTTTAGATTGTACTATCCGAGCAAATGCTAAAACTGTTATTTATGACAATTTAAATTTAAAGGATGTAACCGGTACTCTAGTCATAAAAGACCAAGCAGCTAATTTTCAAGAAGTCACCTCAGCCTTGTTTGATGGCTCTCTGGCTCTTATTGGAAACGTATCAACAAAGGATAAAACACCGACTTTTGATTTAAATCTGGGTATTGCAGGTTTCGATATTGCCCAATCTTTTAACAATATGGAACTCCTTCAGAATCTTGCTCCAATAGCAAAACTTTTCCAGGGCAAGTTAAATTCTACTTTACACTTTTCTGGAAATCTAGACCATGAGTTTTCTCCAGAACTATCCTCAATATCTGGGATGGCTTTGGCAGAACTATTAACCACCAAAATCAATACCGATAATGCTGAACTATTCAAAGCCCTAGAAAGCCAATTCACTTTTATAGATTTTGATAAGTTAGATTTAAAAAACGTAAAAACGCAACTCGAATTTAAAGATGGTGCCGTAGGCACAAAACCTTTCAAACTCTATTATGAAGACATCGCTATTGATGTTTCGGGAAATCACAAGTTTGACAAAAGCTTAGATTACAAAGCCGTTTTCAATATTCCTGCTAAATATTTAGGAAGTGACATAAATCGCTTAATTGGTAAAATAAATTCTGAAGAAACCAATAATATTACAGTCCCTGTAACGGCAAATATTACTGGTCGGTATTCAGCTCCTAACATTAAAACCGACTTAAAGGCTTCTGTATCTAGCCTTACCAAACAGTTGATTGAAATTGAAAAACAAAAACTACTTAACCAAGGAAAGGATAAGGCTAAAGATGTATTGAAAGACTTCCTAAACAATAACACTAAAAGTACTGATTCAATTTTAGAAAAGAATCCCGAAGTAAAAACAGACTCTTCGATGACTATTACAGATGGCGTTAAAACAATTTTAAACGGTCTTCTGAAAAAAAATAAGAAACCTTAA